The following are encoded in a window of Solibacillus sp. FSL R7-0668 genomic DNA:
- a CDS encoding TVP38/TMEM64 family protein produces the protein MFDWISIDNVELLIEKYKLLGPWFSVLLTLIESFLPFLPLFVIVVANAGAYGLFWGFILSWLATVAGSYLFFLMIRYFGSHRFLQKLKAQKQVKQLIHWVDVRGFTPLIVLLCLPFTPIVVVNTVAGLSHLKKKYYFLTLLISKPVMIFLISYLGSDLRAILSSPMKIVVSILIIMIIWLLGKAIERYLTKRVERDLRQIKSHK, from the coding sequence ATGTTTGATTGGATTAGCATTGATAATGTTGAATTATTAATTGAAAAATATAAGTTGCTCGGGCCTTGGTTTAGTGTGTTATTAACGTTGATTGAATCATTTTTACCGTTTTTGCCGCTGTTTGTCATTGTCGTGGCAAATGCGGGTGCATACGGCCTGTTTTGGGGCTTTATATTATCATGGCTTGCAACGGTAGCGGGTTCTTATTTATTTTTCTTAATGATTCGTTATTTTGGCAGTCATCGATTTTTACAAAAACTGAAGGCGCAAAAGCAAGTAAAGCAGCTGATTCACTGGGTCGATGTACGTGGCTTCACACCTTTAATTGTGCTGCTCTGTTTACCATTTACCCCAATTGTTGTTGTCAATACTGTAGCGGGATTATCCCACTTAAAAAAGAAATATTATTTTTTAACGCTACTTATTTCAAAGCCGGTCATGATTTTTTTAATTAGTTATTTAGGAAGTGACTTGCGCGCCATTTTGAGCTCGCCAATGAAGATTGTTGTATCCATCTTAATCATTATGATTATTTGGTTGCTCGGTAAAGCGATTGAACGTTATTTAACTAAGCGTGTCGAACGTGACTTACGTCAAATTAAATCACATAAATAA
- a CDS encoding DUF418 domain-containing protein, with amino-acid sequence MEFRPVDSKERIATLDILRGFSLLGILLVNMFGFYLPMPHIADLSNWFSEAQDIILQQLLDIYVQSSFYPLFSMLFGYGLAMQFLKTKQTGANFYRFAPKRMVLLFVVGMLHAILIWWGDILATYAFCGLFLIALMRLPAKWLLTLAVVVNGLYHALILTMYKASGMFSMPTDSISVGIEAIQSAIAAYGVGTWSDAFAQRLVDLSIQMSPFMWISSLFTILPYMLIGAALAKWRLIERAKEKLIIWFVLAIVGIGVGIYVKSLPIAGAQTFGNEYLQVYIGGPILGLGYIAVVTLLTQLPVMAKLLTPVAKAGRMSMTLYIMQSVVCTALFYHWGFSLYGEVDVQMGIYIALAIYVSQLLIAELYFTKFKQGPLEAAMKRFTYGKKISEK; translated from the coding sequence GTGGAGTTTCGCCCAGTAGATTCAAAGGAGCGTATTGCAACGCTTGACATACTTCGAGGGTTTAGTTTACTCGGTATTTTATTAGTAAATATGTTTGGGTTTTATTTACCGATGCCTCATATTGCAGACTTAAGTAATTGGTTTAGTGAAGCACAGGATATTATTTTGCAGCAGCTGTTAGATATTTATGTGCAAAGTAGCTTTTATCCGTTATTTTCAATGCTGTTCGGGTATGGTTTAGCAATGCAGTTTTTAAAGACTAAACAAACAGGGGCTAATTTTTATCGCTTTGCACCGAAGCGAATGGTTCTTTTATTTGTAGTGGGGATGCTCCATGCCATTTTGATTTGGTGGGGCGATATTTTAGCAACCTATGCATTTTGTGGCCTCTTTTTAATTGCATTGATGCGCCTACCAGCAAAATGGCTATTAACGCTTGCCGTTGTAGTAAATGGATTGTATCATGCTTTAATTTTAACGATGTACAAGGCCAGTGGTATGTTTTCGATGCCAACTGATAGTATTTCCGTAGGTATCGAAGCTATCCAAAGCGCCATTGCGGCTTATGGTGTCGGTACGTGGTCTGATGCATTTGCACAACGCTTAGTTGATTTATCGATTCAAATGAGCCCGTTTATGTGGATTTCATCGCTGTTTACGATTTTACCGTATATGTTAATCGGTGCAGCACTCGCGAAATGGCGATTAATTGAACGTGCGAAGGAAAAATTAATCATCTGGTTTGTACTCGCGATTGTTGGAATAGGTGTTGGTATTTATGTAAAAAGTTTGCCGATTGCAGGTGCGCAAACATTTGGAAATGAATATTTACAAGTGTATATTGGTGGCCCTATTTTAGGATTAGGCTATATTGCTGTTGTGACCTTGCTCACGCAGCTACCTGTTATGGCCAAGCTGTTAACACCCGTTGCAAAGGCAGGGCGTATGTCGATGACGCTTTATATTATGCAGTCCGTCGTATGTACCGCACTATTTTATCATTGGGGCTTCAGCCTATACGGTGAGGTTGACGTGCAAATGGGGATTTATATCGCACTCGCGATTTATGTCAGTCAATTGCTCATCGCGGAGCTGTATTTTACGAAATTTAAGCAAGGACCACTTGAGGCAGCGATGAAGCGATTCACCTATGGAAAGAAGATTTCAGAAAAGTGA
- a CDS encoding PDZ domain-containing protein, which translates to MDETMIIEILKGIGRFFINPLLYIALISAVFLGYRRVKRERRFFHIRILDGWSELRNMLLMGFVLSLIISLFSVVIGLTISLELLVAVFLISLIGLFAFMYHLLSPIILMTLAFCVIVWMDWQDWSYSFWGIDLVARNVVDDLVITVPVLAGLLLMAEGILIRRNGAKFASPIVETTKRGLNGIAYYSKQLWLLPLVTIIPGDGIPNFAPYWPQFTIGAEQFSVVVFPFIIGFQQMVRQKLPIYVYPKMGNSIILTGQLVLIVGLLAYFMPVLGAAALALGAISRTVIGVVYSRSEDRNSYAVIRSDKGIMIAGVLPNSPAQKMGLVAGEVIKRVNGQDVFNEDELYAALQINAAHCRLEVLDHSGELRLTQHVVHREDNHKIGLLVVK; encoded by the coding sequence ATGGATGAAACAATGATTATTGAAATTTTAAAAGGGATTGGTCGCTTTTTTATAAACCCATTATTGTATATTGCACTTATTTCAGCTGTTTTTTTAGGGTATCGTCGTGTAAAACGAGAACGTCGCTTTTTTCATATTCGAATTTTAGACGGCTGGTCGGAGCTTAGAAATATGCTGTTAATGGGCTTTGTTTTATCACTAATTATTTCATTATTTAGTGTTGTAATTGGGCTGACAATCTCGCTTGAATTATTAGTGGCAGTATTTTTAATTAGTCTAATTGGTTTATTTGCTTTTATGTATCATTTACTTTCGCCAATTATCTTGATGACGCTCGCATTTTGTGTCATTGTGTGGATGGATTGGCAAGATTGGTCGTATTCGTTTTGGGGCATTGATCTAGTAGCACGTAATGTTGTGGATGACTTAGTGATAACGGTTCCTGTGCTTGCTGGGCTATTGTTAATGGCGGAAGGGATATTAATTCGTCGTAATGGGGCTAAGTTTGCATCGCCAATAGTTGAAACGACAAAGCGTGGGCTGAATGGCATTGCCTATTATAGTAAGCAGCTTTGGCTATTGCCACTTGTGACCATTATTCCGGGGGACGGCATACCAAACTTTGCGCCTTATTGGCCACAGTTTACAATTGGGGCAGAGCAGTTTTCAGTCGTTGTTTTCCCATTTATTATTGGATTCCAGCAAATGGTGCGTCAAAAGCTGCCGATTTATGTGTATCCGAAAATGGGGAATAGCATCATTCTTACGGGCCAATTGGTATTGATTGTCGGTTTACTGGCTTACTTCATGCCAGTGCTTGGCGCAGCTGCATTAGCATTGGGTGCGATTTCACGGACGGTGATTGGTGTTGTCTATAGCCGTTCAGAGGATCGCAATAGCTATGCGGTCATTCGTAGTGATAAGGGCATTATGATTGCGGGCGTACTGCCAAATTCGCCAGCACAAAAAATGGGCTTAGTTGCTGGAGAAGTGATTAAACGTGTAAATGGGCAAGATGTGTTCAATGAGGACGAACTGTATGCAGCGTTGCAAATTAATGCAGCACATTGTCGACTAGAAGTACTCGATCATTCAGGAGAGCTACGTTTGACACAGCATGTCGTTCATCGTGAAGATAATCATAAGATCGGCTTATTAGTTGTAAAGTAA
- the ltrA gene encoding group II intron reverse transcriptase/maturase gives MQSSEIVLYNLSKQAMKDGYEFDRLYRHLYNEDFYIKAYTKIYKNKGSATKGIDEETADGFGEEKIQAIIESLKDESYQPKPVRRIYIPKKNGDTRPLGIPTFTDRLVQEVCRMLLESIYEPNFSNHSHGFRPKRSCHTALIEIKKTFTGVNWFIEGDIKGFFDNINHQILINILRKRIKDEKFIRLMWKFLKAGFVEDWRFQKTYSGTPQGGIISPLLANIYLNEFDEYVENELKLSFDLGKPKIGRKRNTEYRKYDMRNQRLHKKINATEDENLRQQMIEEYKANKKILLNLPYYDPNVETYKAMKYVRYADDFIIGVNGSKEDCERLKQTMKEFLKDRLQLELSEEKTLITHSTKFVKFLSYDISISHDLSVAKDKNGVKKRKYRGYVQLRIPKGTIEKVIVKNKMVKDIDANQWDMLHRPRLVGLSDLEIIETYNAELRGIYNYYALAENVSRKMWQLRYVMEYSCLKTLANKYKSTVSKMKVKFKQGKYWGVKYETKQGERIAYFYKDGFEKKKEIFQSEMDQLPNLYVYQGRNDLEKRLSAKQCELCGDNHPDTKFEIHHVNKIKNLKGKEYWEWTMLAKQRKTLVVCIKCHKEIHKQR, from the coding sequence ATGCAAAGTTCAGAAATTGTTTTATACAATCTATCGAAACAAGCAATGAAGGACGGCTATGAATTTGACCGTCTATACAGACATTTATACAATGAAGATTTTTATATAAAAGCCTATACAAAGATATACAAAAACAAAGGTAGTGCAACAAAAGGTATCGACGAAGAAACGGCAGACGGGTTTGGTGAAGAAAAGATTCAAGCAATAATTGAATCTTTAAAAGATGAAAGCTATCAACCGAAACCAGTACGTCGTATTTATATCCCAAAGAAAAACGGTGATACAAGACCACTTGGTATCCCTACATTTACAGACCGTTTAGTTCAAGAAGTTTGTCGAATGCTTTTAGAATCAATTTATGAACCGAACTTTTCAAATCATTCTCATGGTTTTAGACCGAAAAGAAGTTGTCATACAGCATTAATCGAAATTAAGAAAACCTTCACGGGTGTTAACTGGTTCATTGAAGGCGATATAAAAGGATTTTTTGATAATATTAACCATCAAATACTCATTAATATTTTGCGTAAACGAATTAAAGATGAAAAGTTTATTCGTTTAATGTGGAAGTTCCTAAAAGCAGGGTTCGTTGAAGATTGGCGATTCCAGAAAACGTATAGTGGAACTCCGCAGGGCGGTATTATCAGTCCCTTACTCGCAAATATTTATCTGAATGAATTTGATGAATATGTTGAAAATGAATTAAAACTTTCATTTGATTTAGGTAAACCAAAGATAGGACGTAAACGAAATACGGAATATCGAAAATATGATATGCGTAACCAGCGTTTGCATAAAAAGATTAATGCAACAGAAGATGAAAACTTACGACAACAGATGATTGAAGAATACAAGGCAAATAAAAAAATACTTTTAAATTTACCGTACTATGACCCAAATGTTGAAACGTATAAAGCAATGAAATACGTGCGTTATGCGGATGATTTTATAATTGGTGTAAATGGTAGTAAAGAGGATTGTGAACGTTTAAAACAAACGATGAAAGAGTTCTTGAAAGACCGTTTGCAATTAGAATTATCGGAAGAAAAAACACTCATTACACATAGTACTAAGTTTGTAAAGTTTCTAAGCTACGACATTTCAATTAGCCATGATTTAAGTGTGGCAAAAGATAAAAACGGTGTAAAAAAACGTAAATATAGAGGATATGTACAATTACGAATTCCTAAAGGAACGATTGAAAAAGTAATTGTAAAAAATAAAATGGTCAAAGATATCGATGCAAATCAATGGGATATGTTGCATCGGCCAAGACTTGTCGGTTTATCTGATTTAGAAATCATCGAAACATATAACGCTGAACTACGAGGAATTTACAATTATTATGCTTTGGCAGAAAACGTAAGTCGAAAAATGTGGCAACTGCGTTATGTAATGGAATATAGCTGTCTGAAAACACTGGCGAATAAATACAAATCCACAGTATCAAAAATGAAGGTTAAGTTTAAGCAAGGCAAGTACTGGGGCGTAAAGTATGAAACAAAGCAAGGTGAAAGAATAGCTTACTTTTATAAAGATGGTTTTGAAAAAAAGAAAGAAATCTTCCAATCAGAAATGGACCAACTACCAAATTTGTATGTATATCAAGGCAGAAATGATTTAGAAAAACGACTTAGTGCAAAACAATGTGAATTATGCGGAGATAACCACCCAGATACAAAGTTCGAAATTCATCATGTGAATAAAATTAAGAATTTAAAGGGCAAAGAATACTGGGAATGGACAATGCTCGCAAAGCAACGTAAAACACTGGTTGTATGTATAAAATGTCATAAAGAAATTCATAAACAACGATAG
- the addB gene encoding helicase-exonuclease AddAB subunit AddB: MTLRVISGRAGTGKSTFIQKEIVDDLKTNALGHPIFILVPDQMTFSTEYELTNHYEIEGLMRAQVMTFKRLAWFVLQNEGGIARERIDNTGYRMLLRRILEEHQEEFLLFKQAAGKRGFTKEVEQILKEFNQYNIDVASIQPLIEALRLNGASEVLLHKMHDIEIILQQLQLRIGAEYVDGDGYFPLLLERIPKMESLRETHVYLDGFVSFNGQEFSILKELLLYAKRVTLVLPMDDPQAEKLDGSTFYRAAMTYDKVKHELAKLQFERGIVIEEEPRVHFTINYRSNNRDLQQIERSFNEPFVTPVEALGNAQIIEGVNPRAEVQGIAQEIKKLIVEQGLRYKDIGIMYRQADVYDPIIGTTFTQYEIPYFSNEKRAMLYHPLIEFSRSVLEIITSNWKYEPVFRSVKTDLYFPYNANLATMRDRADILENFVIAKGIVHDRWFDDKVWHYRRFKSLEKVNAVQTKDEQEHEALLKSVRDLIVEPVANLQRKLKGKVTGRDIVVALYEFMEALDVYKKLVKMQEQEEKTHALQKSLEHEQAWNGWVHILEQFDFMFGDKEMMLEDAAQILDEGFESLQFSSVPPTLDEVTVSTLEFARFGNKKAIFIIGVNDGVYPMRMDEGGLLSDAEREVFEKADIELAPGIKSRLLQESFLFYRAIASPTDYLYITYASADEESKGKLPSIYINRLHKMFEVKSDEKTEPIRTLKQRQVVADPLDEQYAEYVLDYLRHPSPAIGFLMTQLKQAQFERREIPEQWQALKVFYEREGKWQHVLHRVSQPLYQTNEAQSLTEETATKLYGENFLASVSRIETFYSCPYSHFASYGLKLRERTEFKLESFAMGDLFHEAIRTILSEKEQTIVLDTYVACYKKADDTISKLVDYFSYNILKSSHRFEYIKTKLVKIVARTIYALVNQSELSKFKAIAHEKPFGKRDDKNTEQGDQHPLDALEIELDDQRKMYVRGQIDRIDAYKDAQNLYLRVIDYKSSGRKLDFNEVYNGISLQLLTYLDVAMQNIPILAQEGKLIKDLSELENIIVQAAGMFYLHVHNPLISTEDYEQLEKVESLRQEKFKLSGYMLKDAEVANLMDTSLEPSKASIIVPAKFKSGEELDFDSRSSKVIEPDEMKNLQQFVHYKFRQAGNEIYKGNTEIKPYSLGSQKACTFCNFKALCQFDETETGNHFNELKKQKDEEVFDHMKKVVCVHDDSNEAE; this comes from the coding sequence ATGACATTGCGTGTAATTTCTGGTCGTGCAGGTACGGGGAAATCCACATTCATTCAGAAGGAAATTGTCGACGATTTAAAGACAAATGCACTTGGCCATCCGATTTTTATTTTAGTACCAGACCAAATGACGTTTTCGACAGAGTATGAGCTGACGAATCATTACGAAATTGAAGGGCTGATGCGCGCGCAAGTCATGACATTTAAACGACTTGCTTGGTTTGTGCTGCAAAATGAGGGCGGTATTGCGCGTGAACGTATTGATAATACTGGCTATCGCATGCTATTACGCCGAATTTTAGAAGAACATCAAGAAGAATTTCTCCTCTTTAAGCAGGCCGCGGGAAAACGAGGCTTTACAAAAGAAGTCGAGCAAATTTTAAAGGAATTTAATCAGTACAATATTGATGTAGCTTCGATTCAACCACTCATAGAGGCATTGCGCTTAAATGGTGCGAGTGAAGTGCTGCTCCATAAAATGCATGATATCGAGATTATTTTACAGCAATTGCAGCTGCGCATTGGGGCTGAATATGTTGATGGCGACGGCTATTTTCCATTATTGCTAGAGCGTATCCCAAAGATGGAAAGTCTACGCGAGACACATGTTTACTTAGACGGCTTCGTGTCGTTTAATGGCCAGGAATTTTCCATTTTAAAAGAATTACTCCTCTATGCGAAGCGTGTCACATTAGTGCTGCCTATGGATGATCCGCAGGCTGAAAAGCTAGACGGTTCAACGTTTTATCGTGCGGCCATGACCTACGATAAAGTGAAGCATGAATTGGCCAAGCTACAATTTGAACGAGGGATTGTCATTGAAGAAGAGCCGCGCGTGCATTTTACAATCAATTACCGTAGCAATAACCGCGATTTACAGCAAATTGAACGCAGCTTTAATGAGCCGTTTGTGACACCTGTCGAAGCATTGGGGAATGCGCAAATTATCGAAGGAGTGAATCCGCGCGCAGAGGTGCAAGGTATTGCCCAGGAAATAAAGAAATTAATTGTCGAGCAAGGGCTGCGTTATAAGGATATCGGAATCATGTATCGACAAGCAGATGTCTATGATCCAATCATTGGTACGACATTTACACAATATGAAATTCCCTATTTCTCCAACGAAAAGCGTGCGATGCTGTACCATCCGCTCATTGAATTTAGTCGTTCCGTTTTAGAAATTATTACGTCGAATTGGAAATATGAGCCCGTATTTCGAAGTGTGAAAACCGACCTCTATTTTCCCTACAATGCGAATTTAGCAACGATGCGCGACCGTGCGGATATTTTAGAGAACTTTGTCATCGCCAAGGGGATTGTGCATGATCGTTGGTTCGATGACAAGGTTTGGCATTATCGCCGATTTAAATCATTAGAAAAAGTAAATGCGGTGCAAACAAAGGATGAGCAAGAGCACGAAGCACTATTAAAATCGGTACGTGATTTAATTGTTGAGCCGGTTGCAAACTTGCAGCGAAAGTTAAAGGGGAAGGTAACGGGTCGTGACATTGTTGTTGCCTTGTATGAGTTTATGGAAGCGCTTGATGTTTATAAAAAGCTAGTGAAAATGCAGGAGCAAGAGGAAAAAACGCATGCACTGCAAAAGTCACTGGAGCATGAGCAAGCATGGAACGGCTGGGTTCATATTTTGGAGCAATTTGATTTCATGTTTGGCGATAAGGAAATGATGCTAGAGGATGCTGCACAAATTTTAGATGAAGGCTTTGAATCCTTACAGTTTTCAAGTGTGCCACCAACACTTGATGAAGTAACGGTTTCGACATTAGAATTTGCCCGATTCGGTAATAAAAAGGCGATTTTCATTATTGGCGTCAACGATGGGGTCTATCCAATGCGTATGGATGAGGGGGGGCTTTTATCGGATGCAGAGCGTGAAGTATTTGAAAAGGCGGATATCGAGCTGGCCCCTGGGATTAAGAGCCGTCTGTTACAGGAGAGCTTTTTATTTTACCGCGCCATTGCTTCACCGACTGATTATTTATACATTACGTATGCGAGCGCGGATGAAGAAAGTAAAGGGAAGCTCCCATCGATTTATATCAATCGTTTGCATAAAATGTTCGAGGTAAAATCAGATGAAAAAACAGAACCAATCCGCACATTAAAACAGCGTCAAGTGGTGGCCGACCCACTGGATGAGCAATATGCGGAATATGTGCTGGATTATTTACGCCATCCATCCCCTGCGATTGGCTTTTTAATGACACAGCTCAAACAAGCACAATTTGAGCGTCGGGAAATTCCGGAACAATGGCAGGCGTTAAAGGTGTTTTATGAGCGGGAAGGCAAATGGCAGCATGTGCTCCATCGTGTATCCCAACCCCTTTATCAAACGAATGAAGCGCAAAGCCTGACAGAAGAAACTGCAACAAAGCTTTACGGCGAGAACTTTTTAGCGAGTGTGTCGCGCATTGAAACGTTTTATAGCTGTCCCTATTCGCATTTTGCCTCGTATGGCTTGAAATTACGAGAGCGTACGGAATTTAAGCTAGAATCCTTTGCGATGGGTGATTTATTCCATGAGGCGATTCGTACGATTTTATCCGAAAAGGAGCAAACGATTGTCCTTGATACGTATGTTGCCTGCTATAAAAAAGCGGATGACACGATTTCAAAGCTTGTTGATTATTTCTCCTATAATATTTTAAAAAGCAGCCATCGATTTGAGTATATTAAAACGAAGCTTGTAAAAATTGTGGCGCGTACCATTTATGCTTTAGTCAATCAAAGCGAGCTATCCAAATTTAAGGCGATTGCTCATGAGAAGCCATTTGGAAAACGCGATGACAAAAATACAGAACAAGGTGACCAACATCCATTAGATGCGTTGGAAATCGAGCTAGATGATCAACGGAAAATGTATGTGCGTGGCCAAATTGACCGAATAGACGCTTATAAGGATGCGCAAAATCTCTATTTACGTGTCATTGACTATAAATCAAGCGGGCGCAAATTGGATTTCAATGAAGTGTATAACGGGATTTCATTGCAGTTATTAACATATTTGGATGTTGCGATGCAAAACATCCCAATACTTGCGCAGGAAGGGAAGCTGATCAAGGATTTATCAGAGCTTGAAAATATTATTGTGCAAGCAGCGGGTATGTTTTATTTACATGTGCATAATCCACTTATTTCTACGGAGGATTATGAGCAGCTGGAGAAGGTAGAGAGCCTGCGCCAAGAAAAGTTCAAGCTAAGTGGCTATATGCTGAAGGATGCGGAAGTGGCTAATTTAATGGATACATCGCTTGAGCCGAGTAAGGCATCCATCATTGTTCCGGCGAAGTTTAAAAGTGGTGAGGAATTAGATTTTGATAGTCGATCCTCAAAAGTTATTGAACCTGATGAAATGAAAAACCTCCAGCAATTTGTCCACTATAAATTCCGTCAAGCCGGCAATGAAATATACAAAGGCAATACGGAAATTAAACCGTACAGCTTAGGGAGTCAAAAAGCGTGCACGTTCTGTAATTTTAAAGCGCTTTGCCAATTTGATGAAACGGAAACAGGCAATCACTTTAACGAGCTGAAAAAGCAAAAGGACGAAGAGGTATTCGATCATATGAAAAAGGTGGTGTGTGTACATGATGATTCCAACGAAGCCGAGTGA
- a CDS encoding fumarylacetoacetate hydrolase family protein: MKLLSFKVNEQVKFGPKVKKEEAVWDVVEIQKQLNVLKAFPETIIDGIALGYEFVEQVRKLVDAAQQQENSAQYKLAYSNIEWLSPIPRTPKNILCVGKNYNDHAVEMGADKAPEDIMIFTKSPTAIAADEATLPVHADVTTSLDYEGELAIVIGKRGKNIAKGMAIDYVFGYTIANDVTARDLQQKHKQFFLGKSLDGSCPMGPYLVTKDEIPDPHALSIVTKVNGEVRQNGSTKDMMFTVSDIIAILSKYVTLEPGDVILTGTPAGVGKGMNPPQFLKAGDEVKVAIEGIGTLANRFA, translated from the coding sequence ATGAAATTGTTATCGTTTAAAGTAAATGAACAAGTAAAGTTTGGCCCAAAAGTGAAAAAAGAAGAGGCAGTTTGGGATGTTGTTGAAATTCAAAAACAGCTAAACGTACTAAAAGCCTTCCCTGAAACGATTATTGATGGTATTGCATTAGGCTATGAATTTGTTGAGCAAGTTCGTAAGTTAGTAGATGCCGCACAACAACAGGAAAATAGTGCGCAATATAAATTAGCGTATTCAAATATTGAATGGTTATCACCTATTCCTCGCACGCCTAAAAATATTTTATGCGTAGGGAAAAACTACAACGATCATGCAGTTGAAATGGGTGCCGACAAAGCACCAGAGGATATTATGATTTTCACAAAATCTCCAACAGCCATCGCAGCAGATGAGGCAACATTACCGGTACATGCAGATGTAACGACTTCACTTGACTATGAAGGGGAGTTGGCGATTGTAATTGGGAAGCGCGGTAAAAATATTGCAAAAGGAATGGCGATTGACTATGTATTTGGTTATACAATTGCCAATGACGTTACAGCACGTGACCTTCAGCAAAAGCATAAACAGTTCTTCTTAGGAAAAAGCTTAGATGGTAGCTGTCCGATGGGGCCATATTTAGTAACAAAGGACGAAATTCCAGACCCACATGCGCTTTCAATCGTGACGAAAGTGAATGGGGAAGTGCGTCAAAATGGTTCGACAAAAGATATGATGTTTACGGTATCGGATATTATTGCGATCCTTTCAAAATATGTAACGCTTGAACCAGGAGATGTCATTTTAACAGGTACGCCAGCTGGAGTAGGTAAGGGCATGAACCCACCACAATTTTTAAAAGCAGGCGACGAAGTGAAAGTTGCAATCGAAGGAATTGGTACTTTAGCAAACCGCTTCGCCTAG
- a CDS encoding YisL family protein has protein sequence MSFLSSTTHLHITTWVIALVLFFIAALASKKLTGVHMALRAMYILVIITGGALFLEWRDKIAESGMNYDMKVLFGILVIGFMEMVLVRKGKGKPVNVFWILFAVVLLVTLYLGLSMGIGINF, from the coding sequence ATGAGTTTTTTATCAAGCACAACGCATTTACACATCACCACTTGGGTAATCGCATTAGTTTTATTCTTCATCGCGGCATTAGCTAGCAAAAAGTTAACAGGTGTACATATGGCATTACGTGCGATGTACATTTTAGTCATTATTACAGGTGGCGCATTATTCTTAGAATGGCGCGACAAAATTGCTGAAAGCGGCATGAACTATGATATGAAGGTATTATTCGGGATTTTAGTAATCGGCTTCATGGAAATGGTTTTAGTACGTAAAGGTAAAGGCAAGCCTGTTAATGTATTTTGGATTTTATTTGCGGTTGTTCTATTAGTAACATTATACCTAGGGTTAAGCATGGGTATCGGCATTAATTTCTAA